GGTAATTACGTTAGGGCAGGCTCTTTATAATATTGAAGGAATTGCTTCAACTTGTGAAAGTCTTGATGAACTAGATACAATATTGAAAAAAGTATTAAACAAACCAATAAATACAGCTAGAATTGACAAGTTTCTTTATTATTTACGCTTTAGTTACCAAATTGAAGGTACAATTAATTATCCGTCTAAAGTAACAGCGAATAATGTTGTGGAT
This region of Desertibacillus haloalkaliphilus genomic DNA includes:
- a CDS encoding capsular polysaccharide export protein, LipB/KpsS family, which gives rise to DTVIFVKKYNIHQLIEKALAVVTINSTVGIEALAHHKRVITLGQALYNIEGIASTCESLDELDTILKKVLNKPINTARIDKFLYYLRFSYQIEGTINYPSKVTANNVVD